Proteins encoded together in one Quercus lobata isolate SW786 chromosome 3, ValleyOak3.0 Primary Assembly, whole genome shotgun sequence window:
- the LOC115979705 gene encoding B3 domain-containing protein At4g01580-like, with amino-acid sequence MASQWRRDNDDGPADRSPHFFKIILLNAVQEGKLRILDKFVQKFGVDLSDMAFLTIPNGRKWKVKLTQHAGGVWFQNGWSEFASSHGVAVGHLLVFKYEGNSHFHVLIFNATATEIDYTLDDELQVHRIEDDESDDSSVEIIKHFYRGEGSGSAHPKKDGGVAKNLVIANAFKSKNPLFTVIMRPSYVNGKDRASLPQDIINYLPRDGFTKDYTKAGILPVKLQIVDRLWPVKLYIYERRGGSSCVVSAGWSAFVRENSLQVGDVCVFELIMRDSVLLNVHIFKCQD; translated from the exons ATGGCTTCTCAATGGCGGAGAGACAACGACGATGGTCCTGCTGATCGGTCCCCACACTTTTTCAAGATTATTCTGCTGAATGCTGTTCAAGAAGGAAAGCTT CGGATTCTAGATAAGTTCGTGCAGAAATTTGGAGTGGACCTGTCAGATATGGCCTTTCTCACTATTCCAAATGGTAGAAAATGGAAAGTCAAGTTGACACAACATGCTGGGGGGGTTTGGTTTCAAAATGGTTGGTCCGAATTTGCAAGCTCTCATGGTGTAGCCGTGGGCCACTTGCTGGTTTtcaaatatgaaggaaattcacATTTTCATGTACTCATATTTAATGCCACTGCAACAGAAATAGACTATACTTTAGACGACGAACTCCAAGTTCATAGGATCGAAGATGATGAGAGTGATGACAGCTCTGTTGAAATCATCAAACACTTTTATAGGGGAGAGGGTTCAG GATCAGCCCATCCTAAGAAAGACGGTGGTGTAGCTAAAAATCTTGTTATAGCCAATGCTTTTAAATCAAAAAATCCCCTTTTCACTGTTATCATGCGTCCATCCTACGTTAATGGCAAGGATCGTGCG AGTTTACCCCAAGACATTATCAACTACTTACCAAGAGACGGGTTTACCAAGGACTACACCAAAGCAGGTATACTCCCTGTCAAGCTCCAGATTGTGGACCGATTATGGCCTGTGAAGCTATACATTTATGAACGACGTGGGGGTTCATCATGTGTTGTATCAGCTGGTTGGTCTGCATTTGTGAGGGAAAATAGTTTGCAAGTAGGAGATGTTTGCGTATTTGAGCTGATTATGAGGGACAGTGTTCTGTTAAACGTCCACATTTTCAAGTGCCAAGACTAA
- the LOC115979309 gene encoding adhesive plaque matrix protein-like, whose product MAGYGYAYRGNSTYSGVPPRSDEWIKKSYVSESDNLSRPVIVDAEGRKMPIMLATPNYTAQGYVTKVETAVEHVRVPLVIQYRNSSPPKVGPVKDYGYKVEPIKENGYRAEPVKDYGYKPEPVKLYGYKPEPVKEYGYKPEPVKEYGYKTEPMKDYGYKPEPVKEYGYKTEPMKNYGYKAEPVKDYGYKAEPMKDYTYKTEPMRDYTYKPANDYGYKAEPMKDYTYKNEPVKEYGKVEPMKDNKYAHDRPREVEDFITNVQTEASRPRRVSPPGVSNWPLAPLSNRQNNGNTGSGDYNNSGNKDWLKPSGNTIRNENNDDYHQKNGNAMEPAMINTGGWVRPSRATWSTPPPTHPDATLGKPTTDIGTAVDNLKDALKPLYLSTPPSRYTVPVSTTIDSKEAARRYGGAKID is encoded by the coding sequence ATGGCCGGGTATGGTTATGCTTATAGAGGAAACTCGACCTACAGTGGAGTTCCACCTCGTTCTGATGAATGGATCAAAAAAAGCTATGTCTCTGAATCTGATAATTTGAGCCGGCCTGTCATCGTCGATGCTGAGGGGAGGAAAATGCCAATCATGTTGGCAACTCCCAATTACACTGCACAGGGCTATGTTACAAAAGTTGAGACGGCTGTTGAGCACGTCCGTGTACCTTTGGTCATACAATACAGAAATAGCTCCCCACCAAAAGTTGGGCCAGTGAAAGACTATGGATACAAGGTCGAGCCAATCAAAGAGAATGGATATAGAGCCGAGCCAGTCAAAGACTATGGATATAAGCCAGAGCCAGTGAAACTGTATGGATACAAGCCAGAGCCAGTGAAAGAGTATGGATACAAGCCCGAGCCAGTCAAAGAATACGGATACAAGACCGAGCCAATGAAAGATTACGGATATAAGCCTGAGCCAGTCAAAGAATACGGATACAAGACCGAGCCAATGAAGAACTACGGATATAAGGCCGAGCCAGTGAAGGACTATGGATACAAGGCTGAACCTATGAAAGACTACACATATAAGACTGAGCCTATGAGAGACTATACATATAAGCCAGCAAATGACTATGGATATAAGGCTGAGCCTATGAAAGACTATACATACAAGAATGAGCCTGTAAAAGAATATGGTAAGGTCGAGCCAATGAAAGATAATAAATATGCTCACGATCGCCCGCGAGAAGTTGAGGATTTCATCACCAATGTTCAGACTGAAGCTAGCCGACCCAGAAGGGTTAGCCCTCCAGGTGTATCAAACTGGCCCCTAGCTCCTCTGTCAAACAGGCAGAATAATGGCAATACTGGCTCTGGTGACTACAATAACTCTGGCAACAAAGACTGGCTCAAGCCGAGTGGAAATACCATTCGGAACGAGAATAATGATGACTACCACCAGAAGAATGGCAATGCTATGGAACCAGCAATGATCAATACCGGAGGCTGGGTTAGGCCAAGTCGTGCTACATGGTCTACACCACCACCAACTCATCCTGATGCCACTCTTGGCAAACCCACCACTGATATTGGCACAGCTGTGGATAATTTGAAGGATGCATTGAAACCTTTATATCTCTCTACTCCTCCTTCTCGGTACACAGTACCAGTCTCAACAACCATTGACAGTAAGGAAGCTGCAAGGCGGTATGGTGGTGCAAAAATTGATTGA
- the LOC115979703 gene encoding uncharacterized protein LOC115979703, which translates to MGRHCFYVYYDGEQYFHDLHGLSYKGESVKQKFIELKWGTHLRKMHRKIMEALWLDKESHKISIVYRAPQILVSTQVVYNSNPLGCDADVDMMWAVIKRTPQFIASDLYVTVEAVGFHGSASSQHASGVEEPHSLSVDVHPPFAYATPFPYNNQPCSAVDHLDNTELVGTTNTHDVGGSTHTYEHVQADMDGGIDIDASRDVYEEFIDTDGPVDDAEVLDVPLIENNEEDCLTTVPIPEWFTSNTWDNINDPSPALGTGHLTSWHKDDHPARGMLFKNKASVQYVLTLYSVEHNKQYKVIKSDTNRLVVRCKNEACLWSIRANCSKKHGMWVISTCKGPHSCSSLQLPTDGRMMDSKFISIALEKYVREDLTRKVRDLRSMLHARHGHDVTMYKVWEAKQKAVARIYGDFDESYAELPRFLAALSDADPDTVTTLKCDPHVPGTCIFNSAFWAFGPCIRGFRHCRPVISIDATHLYGKYKGKLLIAMATDGNNEVYPLAFAVVESESTETWGWFLACLLTYVTDRTNLCIISDRHRGIQSCFDDTTRGYLQPPLTHHRYCLRHLVSNVNTNFNSVPLKNLVWNAATANQVRKFENTMDCIKNVNPAAYDYLKEVNQEKWTLVHDHGHRYGAMTTNLSECFNGVLKGARSLPITAMVKFTFYKVNSYFDERRNKTLEKLEEGQVWCKYAYDNFEENQEKAKLHIVRRMSAQQRLYTVETQSSVLNTGGGDHTHRVSLIDMTCTCGKWEANKIPCSHLIAVCAKHNHDATEYMDHFYRLEERYHSYEPIFQPLKDRLEWPEPAEKRTVMPNQRLIREKGRPKSTRIRNEMDDEDRELPTSLWIENGPKLKCGLCRQEGHNRRTCPTRNVASTSHGAM; encoded by the coding sequence ATGGGTCGTCACTGCTTCTACGTTTACTATGATGGGGAACAGTATTTCCATGACTTGCATGGACTGTCCTATAAAGGCGAGTCAGTGAAGCAGAAGTTCATTGAGTTGAAATGGGGAACACACTTGAGAAAAATGCACCGGAAGATAATGGAAGCTCTATGGTTGGACAAGGAGTCACATAAGATATCCATTGTGTACCGTGCCCCCCAGATACTTGTGAGTACTCAGGTTGTCTACAACTCAAATCCGTTGGGTTGTGATGCTGACGTGGACATGATGTGGGCAGTGATTAAGCGGACCCCCCAGTTCATAGCGTCCGACTTGTATGTAACTGTTGAGGCTGTTGGGTTCCATGGTAGTGCAAGTTCACAGCATGCCAGTGGGGTGGAAGAGCCACACTCATTGTCGGTTGACGTGCATCCTCCCTTTGCCTATGCCACGCCTTTCCCCTACAATAATCAACCATGTAGTGCGGTTGATCATTTGGACAACACTGAACTGGTGGGCACCACCAATACACATGATGTGGGAGGGTCTACTCACACATATGAGCATGTCCAAGCTGATATGGACGGGGGAATTGATATTGATGCCAGCCGAGATGTGTATGAAGAGTTCATTGATACTGATGGACCAGTGGACGACGCGGAGGTCTTAGATGTACCACTGATCGAAAATAACGAGGAGGATTGCCTTACAACAGTTCCTATCCCAGAATGGTTCACATCAAACACATGGGACAATATTAATGACCCATCACCTGCATTGGGTACAGGACATCTTACAAGTTGGCATAAAGATGACCACCCAGCAAGGGGGATGCTATTCAAGAATAAAGCCTCTGTTCAATATGTGTTGACCCTCTACTCTGTGGAGCATAATAAGCAATACAAGGTCATCAAGTCTGACACCAATAGGCTGGTAGTGCGGTGTAAGAATGAGGCATGTCTGTGGTCAATTCGGGCCAATTGCAGCAAGAAGCACGGGATGTGGGTTATTAGTACATGTAAGGGTCCCCATAGTTGCTCATCCCTCCAGCTACCAACTGATGGGCGGATGATGGATTCAAAGTTCATCTCCATTGCACTTGAGAAGTATGTACGGGAAGACCTAACCCGAAAGGTAAGGGACTTGCGTAGTATGTTGCATGCAAGGCATGGGCATGATGTAACTATGTACAAGGTTTGGGAAGCCAAACAGAAGGCAGTTGCACGTATTTACGGGGATTTTGACGAGTCGTACGCAGAATTGCCACGATTTCTAGCTGCATTGTCTGATGCAGATCCGGATACTGTGACCACATTAAAGTGTGACCCCCATGTCCCGGGGACTTGTATATTCAACTCCGCGTTTTGGGCTTTCGGTCCGTGTATTAGAGGGTTTAGGCATTGCAGGCCGGTGATAAGCATAGATGCAACGCACCTTTATGGCAAGTACAAAGGAAAGCTGTTGATAGCAATGGCAACAGATGGTAACAACGAGGTTTATCCACTCGCATTTGCCGTTGTCGAAAGCGAGAGCACGGAGACATGGGGATGGTTCTTGGCATGCCTGTTGACCTATGTTACAGACCGCACCAATTTGTGTATAATATCCGACAGGCATCGTGGGATACAATCATGCTTCGATGACACCACTAGGGGCTACTTGCAACCGCCGTTAACCCATCACCGGTATTGCCTCCGCCATTTAGTAAGCAATGTTAACACTAACTTCAATAGTGTGCCGTTGAAGAACTTGGTATGGAACGCAGCAACTGCGAATCAAGTTAGGAAGTTTGAGAACACCATGGATTGCATCAAGAATGTCAACCCGGCTGCGTACGACTATCTTAAGGAGGTAAATCAAGAAAAGTGGACACTTGTACATGACCATGGGCACCGATatggggcaatgacaaccaacctGTCAGAGTGCTTCAATGGGGTACTTAAGGGCGCACGTAGCTTGCCCATAACTGCAATGGTGAAGTTTACATTTTACAAGGTGAACTCATACTTTGACGAACGTCGAAACAAAACCCTTGAGAAGTTGGAAGAGGGGCAAGTGTGGTGCAAATATGCCTATGACAATTTCGAGGAAAATCAAGAGAAGGCGAAGCTCCATATTGTTAGAAGGATGAGTGCGCAACAACGATTATATACAGTGGAGACACAGTCTTCAGTGTTGAACACTGGCGGGGGAGATCACACCCATAGGGTTTCCCTCATAGACATGACATGCACGTGCGGCAAATGGGAAGCAAACAAGATCCCTTGTTCCCACTTGATAGCAGTTTGTGCCAAACACAACCATGATGCCACTGAGTATATGGATCATTTCTACCGCCTTGAAGAACGGTATCACAGCTATGAGCCTATATTCCAACCACTAAAAGATAGGTTAGAATGGCCGGAGCCAGCAGAAAAGAGAACCGTGATGCCAAACCAGCGGTTGATCCGTGAGAAAGGTCGGCCCAAGTCCACGAGAATCCGCAATGAGATGGATGACGAGGATAGGGAGTTGCCAACCTCATTGTGGATTGAGAATGGACCAAAGTTGAAGTGTGGGTTGTGTCGCCAAGAGGGTCATAACCGTCGTACATGTCCAACTCGAAATGTGGCTTCAACAAGCCATGGTGCTATGTAG